One Salvia splendens isolate huo1 chromosome 12, SspV2, whole genome shotgun sequence genomic window carries:
- the LOC121756833 gene encoding phosphoenolpyruvate carboxykinase (ATP) 1-like gives MAANGEFSFRSSGVKGRNNLPKIHTDKKASDESDICHDDSATPVKAQTLDELHSLQKKKSAPTTPIQAALGEFAEEDRHKQQMQSISASLASLTRETGPKVVKGDPARAAETPRVAPASHHHFEPTLDISDSGLKFTHILYNLSPAELYEQAIKYEKGSFITASGALATLSGAKTGRSPRDKRVVKDETTDDLWWGKGSPNIEMDEHTFLVNRERAVDYLCSLEKVYVNDQFLNWDPEHRIKVRIVSARAYHSLFMHNMCIRPTPEELESFGTPDFTIYNAGQFPCNRYTHYMTSSTSIDVNLARKEMVILGTQYAGEMKKGLFSLMHYLMPKRGVLSLHSGCNMGKDGDVALFFGLSGTGKTTLSTDHNRYLIGDDEHCWSDNGVSNIEGGCYAKCIDLSREKEPDIWNAIKFGAVLENVVFDEHTREVDYSDKSVTENTRAAYPIEFIPNAKIPCVGPHPKNVILLACDAFGVLPPVSKLNLAQTMYHFISGYTALVAGTEDGIKEPTATFSACFGAAFIMLHPTKYAAVLADKMQKHGATGWLVNTGWSGGSYGSGSRIKLAYTRKIIDAIHSGELLKANYVKTDVFGLEIPTEIEGVPAEILDPANTWGNKEAHKETLLKLAGLFKKNFEGFLNYKIGTDSKLTDEILAAGPNF, from the exons GCGGCGAACGGCGAATTCAGCTTCAGAAGCAGCGGCGTGAAGGGGCGGAACAACCTGCCGAAGATTCACACCGATAAGAAGGCCTCGGATGAGAGCGATATCTGCCACGATGACAGCGCGACGCCGGTGAAGGCGCAGACGCTCGATGAATTGCACTCGCTTCAGAAGAAGAAGTCGGCGCCGACTACCCCGATCCAGGCGGCGCTTGGAGAATTCGCGGAGGAGGACCGCCACAAGCAGCAGATGCAGTCTATTAG CGCGTCGCTGGCGTCGTTGACGCGGGAGACCGGGCCGAAGGTGGTGAAGGGAGATCCGGCGAGGGCGGCGGAGACGCCGCGGGTGGCGCCTGCGAGCCACCACCACTTTGAACCGACGCTCGACATCAGTGATAGCGGGCTTAAGTTTACTCACATCCTCTACAATCTATCCCCTGCTG AATTATACGAACAAGCTATAAAATACGAGAAAGGATCGTTCATCACAGCGAGTGGAGCATTGGCGACGCTGTCTGGGGCGAAAACTGGACGATCTCCGAGAGACAAGCGTGTGGTGAAAGATGAAACCACAGATGATCTGTGGTGGGGGAA AGGCTCACCCAATATTGAGATGGACGAACACACTTTTCTTGTTAATAGAGAGAGAGCCGTGGATTACTTGTGCTCACTGGAAAAG GTTTACGTGAACGACCAGTTCCTTAACTGGGACCCGGAGCATCGCATCAAAGTGAGGATCGTCTCTGCAAGAGCCTATCACTCTCTGTTTATGCACAACAT GTGCATTCGACCTACTCCCGAAGAACTGGAGAGTTTTGGCACGCCCGACTTCACCATATACAATGCAGGGCAGTTCCCTTGCAACCGATACACTCACTACATGACTTCCTCGACTAGTATAGACGTGAATCTTGCTAGAAAGGAGATGGTGATCCTCGGCACTCAATATGCTGGGGAGATGAAGAAGGGTCTCTTCAGCCTGATGCACTATCTCATGCCTAAGCGCGGTGTCCTCTCCCTGCACTCTGGCTGCAATATGGGGAAAGACGGAGACGTCGCCCTCTTCTTTGGATTATCTG GTACTGGCAAAACAACGTTGTCTACGGATCACAACAGGTACTTGATTGGAGACGACGAGCACTGCTGGAGTGACAACGGCGTCTCCAACATCGAAGGTGGCTGCTACGCCAAATGCATAGACTTGTCAAGAGAGAAAGAGCCGGATATTTGGAATGCCATCAAGTTTGGAGCTG TTCTCGAAAATGTGGTGTTCGATGAACACACGCGAGAGGTGGACTATTCGGATAAATCTGTCACAG AGAACACACGTGCTGCCTACCCGATCGAGTTCATTCCAAACGCGAAGATACCCTGCGTCGGCCCTCATCCAAAAAATGTGATCTTATTGGCCTGCGACGCCTTCGGCGTGCTTCCCCCAGTCAGCAAACTCAACTTGGCTCAAACTATGTACCACTTCATAAGCGGCTACACTGCCCTG GTTGCCGGAACAGAGGACGGTATAAAGGAGCCTACAGCCACATTCTCTGCGTGCTTCGGTGCAGCCTTCATCATGCTTCACCCAACCAAGTATGCAGCTGTGCTGGCTGACAAGATGCAGAAACACGGAGCCACTGGGTGGCTCGTCAACACCGGCTGGTCCGGTGGAAG CTATGGGTCAGGAAGCAGGATCAAGTTAGCTTACACGAGGAAGATAATCGACGCCATACACTCAGGTGAGCTGCTGAAGGCGAACTACGTGAAGACGGATGTGTTCGGCCTCGAGATACCAACGGAAATCGAGGGTGTTCCTGCAGAAATTCTTGATCCTGCTAATACA TGGGGTAACAAGGAGGCTCACAAGGAGACTCTTCTTAAGCTAGCTGGGCTTTTCAAGAAGAATTTCGAGGGGTTCCTCAATTATAAGATTGGGACAGATAGCAAGCTCACTGATGAGATCCTAGCAGCTGGCCCAAATTTCTGA
- the LOC121757917 gene encoding glycine-rich cell wall structural protein 1.8-like, producing the protein MDPLPSVEYAYNLIQQEETRLRVLQQANTGGAAATDGIGTGLAIRGWQNPTGSSRGGGRGSNGGGRGSHGDGRGGGNGRNRQNWWEEKHGKPPQPQTPWNRSGHAAAAVGGHGGNAVQGVAQTAGAVQPGGRTGNEAAQPVNTTGAANFVTGGSGSVIRDWSEELMREEVAPDSGFTPPKFSVTISPQIS; encoded by the exons ATGGACCCGCTTCCCTCCGTCGAATATGCGTACAACCTGATTCAGCAGGAGGAGACACgactccgagtgttacaacaGGCAAACACCGGCGGAGCAGCTGCCACGGATGGAATCGGAACCGGCCTCGCCATCCGAGGGTGGCAGAACCCTACCGGCAGCTCTCGGGGTGGCGGTCGCGGCAGCAACGGTGGTGGTCGCGGCAGCCACGGTGATGGTCGCGGTGGCGGCAATGGCAGAAATCGGCaaa attggtgggaagagaagCACGGCAAGCCGCCGCAACCGCAAACACCCTGGAACCGTAGCGGGCACGCCGCCGCAGCAGTTGGAGGCCACGGTGGCAACGCCGTGCAGGGGGTCGCGCAAACCGCCGGTGCTGTCCAGCCAGGAGGAAGGACCGGAAATGAAGCTGCTCAGCCGGTGAACACAACCGGGGCAGCAAACTTCGTCACCGGCGGAAGTGGGAGTGTTATTCGTGATTGGAGTGAAGAATTGATGAGGGAAGAGGTGGCGCCCGATTCAG GTTTTACCCCACCAAAATTCTCAGTCACAATTAGCCCCCAAATCTCctga